A single region of the Triticum dicoccoides isolate Atlit2015 ecotype Zavitan chromosome 2B, WEW_v2.0, whole genome shotgun sequence genome encodes:
- the LOC119361282 gene encoding probable WRKY transcription factor 70, protein MAFGQEAIEQLSQELVSGYDLNMRLLALLRRSPLDRRGQERAAEMSQELSRVFMVSLFMLNSRESSRSVVDRMASPAATITEGSIDERAPAKDMRICGGEEVAPPRKGRENEVIKKEITASPYSDGYQWRKYGQKNIHKRKFARSYYKCMFSHDLGCRAKKTVQQQDSSSGDRPMFQVTYVHEHKCRQQTVPPGEATKSGHFDPQPQHAELDDDTMASCLAMVIGGAAPAGPSSSSLPSPPPVGASPSDLDGGHTPSPLNASTGLDTEISSGPPFAPLKARAAPSSSSPLLLVEAISSSDPAVYVPAGGGLSPSPDAMAMDDIYFPCDTLFSPVAARPISRSDDAPMAVARFTDTTSAWPHYS, encoded by the exons ATGGCCTTCGGGCAAGAGGCCATAGAACAGCTATCGCAGGAGCTCGTCAGTGGGTACGATCTCAACATGAGGCTCCTTGCACTGCTGCGCCGTAGTCCGCTCGACCGACGTGGACAGGAGAGGGCCGCAGAGATGAGCCAGGAGCTCTCCCGGGTGTTCATGGTGTCTCTGTTCATGCTCAATTCTCGAGAGAGCAGCAGATCGGTGGTAGACAGGATGGCATCGCCAGCGGCAACGATCACTGAGGGTAGCATCGATGAGCGGGCTCCGGCGAAGGACATGCGTATCTG TGGTGGAGAAGAGGTTGCTCCCCCGAGGAAGGGCAGAGAAAACGAGGTTATCAAGAAGGAGATTACAGCCTCGCCTTACAGTGATGGTTACCAATGGAGAAAATACGGACAAAAGAACATTCACAAAAGAAAATTTGCAAG GTCCTACTACAAATGCATGTTTAGCCATGACCTCGGCTGCAGGGCGAAGAAGACGGTGCAGCAGCAGGATAGTAGCAGCGGCGATCGTCCTATGTTCCAGGTCACCTACGTGCACGAGCACAAGTGCCGACAACAAACAGTGCCTCCCGGAGAAGCTACCAAGAGCGGCCACTTCGATCCTCAACCTCAACACGCCGAATTGGATGACGACACCATGGCCTCGTGCCTCGCCATGGTCATCGGAGGAGCTGCGCCTGCAGGTCCGTCGTCCTCGTCGTTGCCGTCGCCGCCACCCGTGGGAGCGAGCCCGAGTGATCTGGACGGCGGGCATACACCGAGCCCGCTGAATGCGAGCACGGGCCTGGACACGGAGATCTCGAGCGGGCCGCCATTTGCTCCCCTGAAGGCACGTGCAGCTCCATCGTCGTCGTCACCCTTGCTGCTCGTGGAAGCGATCAGCTCGAGTGATCCAGCGGTGTATGTGCCGGCCGGCGGCGGACTCTCCCCGAGCCCGGACGCTATGGCGATGGACGATATTTACTTCCCGTGCGACACGCTGTTTTCTCCCGTCGCGGCTCGGCCCATCAGTCGTTCGGACGATGCGCCCATGGCTGTTGCTAGGTTTACAGACACAACGTCAGCGTGGCCACACTACTCCTGA